The following are from one region of the Nicotiana tabacum cultivar K326 chromosome 3, ASM71507v2, whole genome shotgun sequence genome:
- the LOC107797016 gene encoding uncharacterized protein LOC107797016 — translation MFTIFFCQCRVCSLCMLLQSKVEQILYDALEVSFSFDQDIDEFWEYLKNELSTEEAKNAKITDEIEGLSREYVEDYSKLVNGIEGLSCSLELIESQACLAVMDFILLHVCRMSVSSMYSEHISAKFS, via the exons ATGTTCACTATATTTTTCTGTCAATGTCGTGTTTGTTCTTTGTGTATGCTTTTGCAGAGTAAAGTAGAACAGATATTGTATGATGCCTTAGAAGTTAGCTTCTCGTTTGATCAGGATATAG ATGAATTTTGGGAATATTTGAAGAATGAGCTTAGCACAGAGgaggctaaaaatgcaaaaataacagATGAAATTGAGGGGCTTTCAAGGGAATATGTTGAAG aTTATAGCAAATTGGTGAATGGGATTGAAGGCTTAAGTTGTTCTTTGGAGCTTATTGAATCACAG GCTTGTTTGGCAGTAATGGACTTCATTCTGTTACACGTTTGCCGTATGTCAGTATCTTCCATGTATAGCGAGCACATAAGCGCAAAGTTTTCatga
- the LOC107797017 gene encoding uncharacterized protein LOC107797017: MIAAISWVPKGVAKPVPAAAEPPSKEEIEELLKCGLLDKSEDSDNEEAEEDMNVDESKENEDDEVAVALAAANALGKATKDVSLGTDNITNGLKELNMENYDDEEDGIELFGSGLKDLYYPSNDMDPYLKDKDNDSEEDEDMTIKPDDSIIVCASNDDDVSHLEIWILEVLSDGTVNMYVHHEIIIPAFPLCTAWIDCPIKSDEGKGNFIAVGSMELAIEIWDLDILDEVQPAAVLGGIADIKKKGKKKTIKYKKDSHSDSVLGLAWNKEYRNMLASASADQSVKVWDVNTRSCTVTMNDHTDKVQAVAWNPFASQILLSGSFDHTVCMKDVRYPSHSGYKFPVSADVESLAWDPHSEHSFVVSLENGTVTSFDIRAASSDSSSATKPSFTIHAHDKAVSSMSFNPLVPNLLATGSTDKMVKLWDLSNNQPSCIASRNPKAGAVFSVSFSDDSPFFLAIGGSKGKLQLWDVSSEDAVLKKYGKYVTQKGPLPKS, from the exons ATGATAGCAGCTATTTCGTGGGTTCCCAAAGGGGTTGCAAAGCCAGTTCCAGCTGCGGCTGAGCCCCCTTCAAAGGAAGAAATTGAGGAGCTTTTGAAGTGTGGCCTCCTTGATAAAAG TGAAGATAGTGATAATGAGGAAGCTGAAGAAGATATGAATGTTGATGAATCCAAGGAAAACGAGGATGATGAAGTTGCTGTTGCATTAGCAGCTGCTAATGCACTTGGAAAAGCCACAAAAGATGTCTCTCTAGGAACCGATAACATAACAAATGGTTTAAAGGAATTGAATATGGAAAACTACGATGATGAGGAGGATG GCATTGAGCTTTTCGGTTCGGGACTCAAAGACTTGTACTACCCAAGTAATGACATGGACCCATATCTCAAGGATAAG GACAATGACTCAGAGGAGGATGAGGACATGACAATAAAGCCTGATGATTCTATTATAGTTTGTGCAAGCAATGATGACGATGTCAGTCATCTTGAG ATCTGGATTTTGGAAGTTTTATCAGATGGTACTGTAAACATGTATGTTCATCATGAGATTATTATTCCTGCGTTTCCTCTCTGCACAGCATGGATCGATTGCCCTATTAAAAGTGACGAGGGGAAAG GGAACTTCATAGCTGTGGGCTCAATGGAACTAGCAATTGAAATTTGGGACCTAGACATA TTGGATGAGGTGCAACCAGCTGCTGTATTAGGTGGAATCGCTGACATaaagaaaaaggggaagaag AAAACCATCAAATACAAAAAGGATAGCCACTCCGATTCAGTACTTGGTCTCGCTTGGAACAAGGAATACAG GAATATGCTTGCCAGTGCTAGTGCTGATCAATCAGTCAAGGTTTGGGATGTGAATACCAGAAGCTGTACTGTCACTATGAACGACCATACTGACAAG GTTCAAGCAGTTGCATGGAATCCATTTGCATCACAGATTCTCCTGAGCGGGTCATTCGATCATACAGTTTGCATG AAGGATGTGAGGTATCCATCTCACAGTGGATATAAGTTTCCAGTTTCTGCTGACGTTGAAAGCTTGGCTTGGGATCCACATTCTGAGCATTCATTTGTG GTCAGCTTGGAGAATGGTACAGTTACTAGTTTTGATATCCGTGCTGCTAGTTCTGATTCGAGTTCTGCGACAAAGCCAAGTTTCACCATCCATGCTCATGATAAAGCAGTGTCCTCGATGTCCTTTAATCCTCTAGTCCCGAAT CTTCTTGCAACTGGTTCCACGGACAAGATG GTTAAACTATGGGATTTGAGCAACAATCAACCTTCTTGTATTGCATCAAGGAATCCAAAAGCC GGAGCTGTCTTCTCGGTTTCCTTCTCAGATGATTCCCCCTTTTTTCTTGCTATTGGTGGTTCTAAAGGGAAGTTGCAG CTATGGGATGTTTCTTCAGAAGATGCGGTGTTGAAGAAATATGGGAAATATGTCACGCAAAAAGGGCCGTTGCCCAAATCATAA
- the LOC107797015 gene encoding tRNA ligase 1-like, translating to MLQRNRMCISMELVTAVLGDHGQRPQDDYAVVTAVTELGNGKPKFYSTPDVIAFCREWRLPTNHVWLFSTRKSVTSFFLAFDALCEEGTATPVCQALEEVADISVPGKFNTTKFL from the exons ATGTTGCAGCGCAATCGCATGTGCATATCAATGGAGTTAGTCACAGCAGTATTGGGGGACCATGGACAACGCCCGCAAGATGATTATG CGGTCGTGACTGCAGTCACGGAGTTGGGAAATGGAAAACCAAAGTTCTATTCAACTCCCGATGTAATTGCTTTTTGCAGGGAATGGAGACTACCAACAAATCATGTATGGCTGTTCTCAACAAG GAAATCAGTGACTTCCTTCTTTCTTGCGTTTGATGCACTCTGCGAGGAAGGCACAGCAACACCCGTTTGCCAGGCTCTTGAAGAAGTTGCTGATATTTCTGTACCTGGTAAGTTCAACACTACAAAATTTCTTTAA